Within Thermoanaerobaculia bacterium, the genomic segment CAGCTCCGAAAGACGCTGGTTCAATAAGGAGTAGTTGATTTCCTTGGTTTTCTGGTCAATGACTGCACCCAGATGGGACGGAAGCGTTAATTGATGAGCGTGTGTCCAGGGGTAGTATTCAGGAGAAGTCGAAGCGTTCAATGCGAGAAGATCGCACTTTTCAATCGCTTCCCTGTGCGTGGGGTTCTGGAACATTTCTGCTGCCCTAAGAATCTGATTTTTATCGAGGCGGTTGTACAGGAACTGAATCCTGGTCATCGTCATGTTGATGTCCCTGGGTGTTGCACCTTTCAGAAAAAACGTCTCTGCTGCTTGGGTGACCCATCTCCCCCCTTGCTCTGAAAGTTCGGGATTGATTCTCCGGATTTGCTCCTTGAGAATTGCAGGGTAGTCTTCCTTGAACGGGAAAAAGTCAGGGATAACTTCAGCTCGTGAGCGCATGGCAGCAGCAATATTGTCAATGGTGTTGCTGGTGGCGATGAAGATCACCCGCCCTCGAAGAGAAGCATCTGATAAAAAGGTCAGAAGTGCGGCATGGATGGCATCGCTTGCTCCAGAGTCATGGTTGTCGTTCCTCGTCGTCGGAAAAGAATCCGCGAACTCATCCAGAAGCACCATGACCGGAGTCTGGCTGACAAGAAGATCCAGCAATTTTGTCATGGTCGCTTCAGATTCTCCGACCCATTTGCTTTTGGGACTGTCCATCCTGATGGCAGAGATGTTGGCTGTCACGGCAGCGGTAGTGATGGCATCGGTCTTTCCTGTGCCTGGGGCACCGGGGATAATGACAAAACCCGGTGTGGAGGGATTTCCCATGCTGAGACCTGTGGTGATACGGGTCAGAATCCTTGTCAGGGTTGTGATGGACGACCCCACGAGGTAGACATTCTTGACTCTGCTCGTGTCCATGAGGTAAAGTTTCCCGTCAGAGCATGCAAGAAGGTCAGCTTCTTTTTGCTTCCGTAAATCAGAAGCCGTGACGAAGGTCCCG encodes:
- a CDS encoding ATP-binding protein — its product is MNMPLGPLLHAITRGHHAIILSGRPLYDLHPYNNRIFTLEAVLREELIHQGFILCTCDLQLSFQCDLTGHDGQTAESVQYTFRQYGLPSSQNEPSVIHSLTPKIDKLLRTSHNGQPEKQPIKLCILIKDAGHWIPRTQDNSCLMEDSLKVLETYKNLGTGISLRKQGHVIILQASPEQLHEEISNVYYAVHVPYPDKEKKHEFFDVLQARYPNAEYESGLSPDQASHISSGTPNLSSETIFRASHSTGTFVTASDLRKQKEADLLACSDGKLYLMDTSRVKNVYLVGSSITTLTRILTRITTGLSMGNPSTPGFVIIPGAPGTGKTDAITTAAVTANISAIRMDSPKSKWVGESEATMTKLLDLLVSQTPVMVLLDEFADSFPTTRNDNHDSGASDAIHAALLTFLSDASLRGRVIFIATSNTIDNIAAAMRSRAEVIPDFFPFKEDYPAILKEQIRRINPELSEQGGRWVTQAAETFFLKGATPRDINMTMTRIQFLYNRLDKNQILRAAEMFQNPTHREAIEKCDLLALNASTSPEYYPWTHAHQLTLPSHLGAVIDQKTKEINYSLLNQRLSELSHVSI